One region of Cucurbita pepo subsp. pepo cultivar mu-cu-16 chromosome LG03, ASM280686v2, whole genome shotgun sequence genomic DNA includes:
- the LOC111791796 gene encoding peptidyl-prolyl cis-trans isomerase FKBP20-2, chloroplastic gives MLIPCSTPSLTSAQSLPYVAFSACPKSRAFITQIKQVQRCCSCHSFNHSSGENSYVSSSNENSRRKILLFFLSTTGLFPTRDSSAKTKLKNPYDERRLLEQNKRRQRENNAPDDFPSFVREGFEVKVIAPETYVKRDSGLIYWDIEVGNGDCPKDGQQVTFHYVGYNESGRRIDSTYLQGSPARIRVGTNALVPGFEEGIRGMRPGGKRRIIIPPELGPPVGPSTFFSSKQFEVFDVELLNVKDCQRRTIAFYSDIVCN, from the exons ATGCTTATTCCTTGCTCAACGCCCTCTCTTACCTCCGCCCAGTCTCTACCTT ACGTGGCGTTTTCAGCATGTCCAAAATCAAGAGCTTTCATAACTCAAATCAAGCAAGTACAGCGCTGCTGCTCATGTCATAGTTTCAATCACAGCAG TGGAGAGAATTCTTATGTATCATCATCCAATGAGAATTCCAGGCGAAAGATTCTGCTATTTTTCTTATCAACTACAGGTTTATTTCCAACTCGGGATTCTTCTGCCAAGACAAAGCTTAAGAATCCATATGATGAAAGACGCTTActagaacaaaacaaaaggaggCAAAGAGAAAACAATGCACCTGATGACTTCCCAAGCTTTGTCCGAGAAG GTTTTGAGGTTAAGGTAATAGCACCGGAGACCTATGTAAAACGCGACTCTGGGCTCATATATTGGGATATCGAAGTTGGTAATGGTGATTGCCCCAAGGATGGTCAGCAg GTGACTTTTCACTATGTTGGCTACAATGAGTCTGGTCGTCGAATTGACAGCACATACTTACAGGGTTCTCCCGCCAGAATCCGTGTGGGCACTAATGCGTTGGTCCCAG GATTTGAGGAAGGAATTCGAGGCATGAGACCAGGGGGAAAGAGGAGAATAATAATTCCACCAGAACTTGGACCACCT GTGGGGCCTTCCACATTTTTCAGCTCGAAGCAGTTTGAAGTTTTTGATGTGGAACTGTTAAACGTCAAGGATTGTCAGAGGAGGACAATAGCCTTTTACTCTGATATTGTTTGCAACTAG
- the LOC111791091 gene encoding homeobox-leucine zipper protein HAT3-like — protein sequence MGGRDDELRLTLSLGLGVTTRPSFQPTHIHRPSNSMHNHIRNGSWKELFQFSDRNADSRSFLRGIDVNRLPTVVDGEEEYGVSSPNSTVSSISGKRSEREAEAEAEAEAEASRASCSQGSDNEDGGGGDASRKKLRLSKEQSMVLEETFKEHNTLNPKQKLALAKQLNLRPRQVEVWFQNRRARTKLKQTEVDCEYLKRCCENLTGENRRLQKEVQELRALKLSPQLYMHMNPPTTLTMCPQCERVAVSSSSSTTCHPAAAAGVQRPSMPINPWAAVLPIER from the exons ATGGGCGGGAGAGATGACGAGTTGCGGCTGACTTTGAGTTTAGGGTTGGGAGTTACGACTCGGCCTTCTTTTCAGCCGACTCACATTCACAGGCCATCGAACTCCATGCATAATCACATCCGCAATGGTTCTTGGAAAGAgctctttcaattttctg ATCGAAATGCCGATTCTAGGTCGTTTCTTAGGGGAATCGACGTGAATCGGCTGCCGACTGTCGTGGACGGCGAGGAAGAGTACGGCGTTTCATCTCCGAACAGTACCGTTTCTAGCATCAGTGGAAAGAGGAGCGAGAGAGAAGCCgaggcggaggcggaggcTGAGGCTGAGGCCTCGAGAGCCTCGTGCTCGCAAGGGAGCGACAATGAAGACGGCGGAGGCGGCGACGCCTCGAGAAAGAAGCTGAGGCTATCAAAGGAACAGTCGATGGTTCTTGAGGAGACCTTCAAAGAGCACAATACTCTCAATCCA AAGCAAAAGCTGGCACTTGCAAAGCAGCTGAATCTGAGACCAAGACAAGTGGAGGTGTGGTTTCAAAACAGAAGGGCAAG GACGAAACTGAAGCAGACAGAAGTGGATTGCGAGTACTTGAAGAGGTGCTGCGAGAATCTAACAGGGGAGAACAGAAGGCTGCAGAAGGAGGTGCAGGAGTTGAGAGCGCTCAAGCTTTCTCCACAGCTCTATATGCACATGAATCCTCCTACCACCCTCACCATGTGTCCTCAGTGTGAGCGTGTGGCAGtttcctcatcttcttccacCACCTGCCATCCAGCAGCGGCTGCTGGTGTACAGCGTCCCTCCATGCCCATCAACCCATGGGCGGCGGTGTTGCCGATTGAACGTTGA